In Balneola sp., a single genomic region encodes these proteins:
- the clpB gene encoding ATP-dependent chaperone ClpB codes for MNLNKFTLKAQEAVQKAIEIAQSSNNQAVEPAHILKAFLSDQDSIVNTILGKLGANPAAIQKVVDSALERLPNVQGASVSGQYLSNTSKQLFDVAQKEGGKLGDEYISSEHVLIGMTSVKGEVANLLKDQGVTKENILKVLKDVRGNQTVDDPNAESRYGALKKYARDLNELAEKNKLDPVIGRDQEIRRVMQILSRRTKNNPVLIGEPGVGKTAIAEGMALRIIRGDVPEGLKTKRIVALDMGSLVAGTKFRGEFEERLKAVVKDVTDSDGEVILFIDEIHTLVGAGATEGAMDAANILKPALARGELHAIGATTLDEYRKYIEKDKALERRLQTVLVGEPSVEDTVSILRGLQERYEVHHGVRITDAAVVAAAELSHRYIADRFLPDKAIDLIDEAASRLRLQIDSLPEELDALERQIRQLEIEREALKREKDQSKMKGIEKELADLEEERKTMRVQWEQERELIQRVRELKQVIDTSRNEADKAERQGNYEKVAELRYGTIAQLENDLQESQQKLDDMQENQALLKEEVDAEDIADIVARWTGIPVRKMLESERKKLLLLEDELHKRVIGQDKAIEAVSDAVRRSRAGLQDEQKPIGSFFFLGSTGVGKTELARSLADFLFNDEQAMIRIDMSEYMEKHSVSRLVGAPPGYVGYDEGGQLTEAARRHPYSVILLDEIEKAHPDVFNILLQVLDEGRLTDNKGVTVDFKNTIIIMTSNIGSHLISNEIEKSGGELSDQKYEELQNKLIDQLKQTIRPEFLNRVDDTIVFHPLGKEHIRSIVDIQLRRVHEMLKKNNVVLDVSDNVKDWLAIRGYDPVYGARPLKRVIQQNITNKLAKQLISRDEEGAVHYEATINKAKDGIDFAEVLDDVEAWAEED; via the coding sequence ATGAATCTGAATAAATTTACACTAAAGGCTCAAGAGGCCGTTCAAAAAGCTATAGAAATAGCACAAAGCAGCAACAATCAAGCTGTAGAACCTGCCCATATTTTAAAAGCATTTCTTTCCGATCAGGACAGTATCGTAAATACCATACTAGGGAAACTTGGTGCAAACCCTGCGGCTATCCAAAAAGTTGTGGATTCAGCCTTAGAGCGTTTGCCTAATGTACAAGGTGCCTCTGTCTCAGGACAATATCTATCTAACACAAGCAAACAGCTGTTTGATGTCGCTCAAAAAGAAGGGGGCAAACTTGGAGATGAATATATCAGTTCCGAGCATGTTCTTATTGGGATGACGAGTGTGAAAGGAGAGGTCGCTAATTTGCTGAAAGACCAAGGCGTTACCAAAGAAAATATTCTAAAAGTACTCAAAGACGTTCGTGGCAATCAGACAGTGGATGACCCAAACGCGGAAAGTCGCTATGGTGCACTCAAAAAATATGCCCGTGACTTAAACGAACTGGCTGAAAAGAATAAACTTGATCCTGTTATCGGACGAGATCAGGAGATCCGCAGAGTGATGCAAATCCTGAGTCGCCGGACTAAAAACAATCCGGTATTAATTGGTGAACCGGGTGTTGGTAAAACCGCTATTGCCGAAGGTATGGCACTTCGTATTATTCGGGGCGATGTACCGGAAGGCTTGAAAACCAAAAGAATCGTAGCCTTGGATATGGGTTCATTAGTTGCTGGAACTAAATTCCGGGGTGAATTTGAGGAACGCCTGAAGGCCGTTGTTAAAGACGTTACCGATTCCGATGGAGAGGTCATTCTCTTTATTGATGAAATTCACACACTAGTTGGTGCGGGTGCCACTGAAGGAGCTATGGACGCGGCTAATATCCTAAAGCCGGCGCTTGCTCGGGGAGAGCTTCATGCTATCGGCGCAACTACACTGGACGAGTATCGCAAGTACATCGAAAAAGACAAAGCGCTTGAGAGAAGATTGCAGACTGTGTTGGTAGGCGAGCCTTCTGTGGAAGATACCGTTTCCATTTTGCGTGGATTACAAGAACGATATGAAGTTCACCACGGAGTTCGAATTACCGATGCCGCCGTGGTTGCAGCTGCTGAACTCTCACACAGATATATTGCCGATCGGTTCTTGCCGGATAAAGCCATTGACCTTATTGATGAAGCCGCGTCCCGGTTACGGTTACAAATAGATTCACTGCCTGAAGAGCTGGACGCACTGGAACGGCAAATCCGTCAGTTGGAAATTGAACGTGAGGCTTTGAAGCGTGAAAAAGATCAGTCCAAAATGAAAGGGATTGAAAAAGAGCTGGCCGATTTAGAAGAAGAGCGTAAGACTATGCGCGTGCAGTGGGAGCAGGAACGTGAACTGATTCAAAGAGTACGTGAACTCAAGCAAGTGATTGACACTTCCCGAAATGAAGCGGATAAAGCTGAACGTCAAGGAAACTATGAGAAAGTTGCTGAGCTGAGATATGGTACTATCGCTCAGCTGGAAAATGACCTTCAAGAGTCACAGCAGAAGCTGGACGATATGCAGGAAAATCAAGCACTGCTTAAAGAGGAAGTTGATGCCGAAGATATCGCTGATATTGTAGCGCGATGGACCGGAATTCCCGTACGTAAAATGCTGGAGAGCGAACGCAAGAAATTACTTCTGCTGGAGGATGAGTTACACAAACGAGTGATTGGACAGGATAAAGCAATTGAGGCTGTTTCTGACGCTGTGCGTCGTTCTCGTGCCGGACTCCAAGACGAACAGAAGCCAATCGGTTCCTTCTTCTTCTTAGGTTCCACCGGTGTGGGTAAAACTGAACTGGCTCGTTCACTGGCTGACTTTTTGTTCAACGACGAACAAGCAATGATTCGCATCGATATGAGTGAGTACATGGAAAAGCACAGTGTAAGTCGCCTGGTTGGTGCGCCTCCGGGATATGTGGGTTATGATGAAGGTGGACAGCTAACCGAAGCTGCCCGGCGCCATCCTTACTCTGTAATTTTGCTGGATGAAATTGAGAAAGCCCACCCGGATGTATTCAACATTCTGTTGCAGGTGCTGGATGAAGGCCGCCTGACCGACAATAAAGGCGTGACGGTGGATTTCAAAAACACCATCATTATCATGACTTCGAATATCGGTTCTCATCTCATTTCAAATGAAATTGAGAAATCAGGAGGAGAGCTTTCTGATCAGAAATATGAAGAGCTTCAAAACAAGCTCATTGATCAGCTTAAGCAAACAATTCGTCCAGAGTTTCTAAACCGCGTGGATGACACCATTGTATTCCATCCGCTTGGAAAAGAACACATTCGTTCTATTGTGGATATTCAACTTAGAAGGGTTCATGAAATGCTCAAGAAAAACAATGTAGTGCTGGATGTCTCGGACAACGTGAAAGACTGGCTGGCTATCCGCGGTTACGATCCGGTTTATGGTGCACGCCCGTTAAAACGAGTGATACAGCAAAACATCACCAATAAGCTGGCTAAACAGTTGATTAGCCGGGATGAAGAAGGTGCAGTGCATTACGAAGCTACCATCAATAAAGCCAAAGACGGCATTGATTTTGCCGAGGTACTGGATGATGTGGAAGCGTGGGCGGAAGAGGATTGA
- a CDS encoding 3-deoxy-7-phosphoheptulonate synthase class II, with product MQEVAHKNWTPTSWKEKPVKQLPDYPNQDELEHSFETLKSLPPLVTSWEIEALKKKLANVAAGKSFLLQGGDCAESFNATKAPKIVNMVKVLLQTSFILIHEMGVPVLRVGRIAGQYAKPRSNDFETVNGEEIHNYRGDLINGYESESGIRTPDPQRLLEGYHKAGLTLNFLRALADEGFADLHHPEQWELDFMQNNEYYAEYEDMVKSITKAVRFVESIAPDTFSTLQKVDFYTSHEALNLYYDSAQTRAVPRKAGHFNLSAHMVWLGNRTRDLDGAHVEYFKGINNPVGIKIGPPFEIDETLKLIETLNPNHEAGKIVLITRFGKDIIEKELPDLIKAVRREGFPVVWSSDPMHGNTFSTDGGIKTRNFDDIISEVRSAFDIHRAEGSYLGGVHLELTGDNVTECVGGAKGLAEKELQRNYETFCDPRLNYEQSLEMAFLVAREWKKSYL from the coding sequence ATGCAAGAAGTAGCACATAAGAATTGGACCCCCACTTCCTGGAAAGAGAAACCCGTTAAGCAGCTTCCTGATTATCCCAATCAGGATGAGCTGGAACATAGTTTTGAAACGCTTAAGTCGCTTCCCCCGCTGGTTACGTCCTGGGAAATTGAGGCGTTAAAAAAGAAACTAGCAAATGTTGCTGCCGGCAAATCTTTTCTGCTGCAGGGTGGTGATTGTGCAGAAAGTTTTAACGCAACTAAGGCACCTAAAATAGTAAATATGGTGAAGGTGCTTCTTCAAACAAGTTTCATATTAATTCATGAAATGGGCGTTCCTGTTTTAAGAGTAGGGCGAATTGCAGGCCAGTATGCCAAACCCCGATCTAATGACTTTGAAACCGTAAATGGGGAAGAGATCCATAACTACCGTGGTGACCTTATCAATGGCTATGAATCTGAATCAGGAATTCGTACTCCAGACCCACAACGATTATTGGAAGGATATCACAAAGCTGGTTTAACACTCAATTTTTTGAGAGCACTGGCTGACGAGGGTTTTGCTGATTTACATCATCCCGAACAATGGGAACTCGACTTCATGCAAAACAACGAGTATTACGCTGAGTATGAAGACATGGTGAAATCGATTACCAAAGCCGTTCGGTTTGTTGAATCCATTGCGCCCGATACTTTTTCAACGCTGCAGAAAGTAGACTTTTATACTTCTCACGAAGCACTGAACCTTTATTATGATTCAGCTCAAACAAGAGCAGTGCCTCGTAAAGCCGGACATTTTAATTTAAGTGCACACATGGTTTGGTTAGGGAACCGAACCCGTGATTTGGATGGTGCTCATGTAGAATATTTTAAAGGGATCAATAATCCGGTGGGGATTAAGATTGGCCCGCCTTTTGAAATTGATGAAACGCTCAAGTTGATTGAGACACTGAATCCGAATCACGAAGCAGGCAAGATTGTATTGATTACCCGTTTTGGAAAAGACATTATTGAGAAAGAACTGCCAGATTTGATAAAAGCTGTTCGCCGGGAAGGCTTCCCTGTTGTTTGGAGTTCTGATCCTATGCATGGAAATACGTTCAGTACTGATGGCGGAATCAAAACCCGAAACTTCGATGATATTATAAGCGAAGTTCGTTCCGCATTTGATATTCACCGTGCAGAGGGAAGTTACCTTGGCGGTGTTCACCTCGAGCTTACCGGTGATAATGTGACTGAATGTGTGGGCGGAGCTAAAGGTTTAGCCGAAAAAGAGCTTCAGCGAAATTATGAGACCTTCTGTGATCCTCGCCTTAACTACGAACAAAGTCTCGAAATGGCCTTTCTTGTAGCCCGAGAATGGAAGAAGAGTTATTTGTAA
- a CDS encoding heat-shock protein Hsp20: MALLKYNRPNVDLHSKRFSDVLDEFFNDSLNYRKDSFTPSVDISETGDNFEISVTIPGVNKDDITVDLEHGRLTISGERKFENEENGKNYHRLESGYGSFSRSFQLPDSIDEESIEAAYENGILNITIAKSEQKVKKQIKIS; encoded by the coding sequence ATGGCACTTTTGAAATATAACCGACCCAACGTTGATCTTCATTCAAAACGATTCAGTGATGTATTAGACGAGTTCTTTAATGATTCTCTGAATTACAGAAAAGATTCATTTACACCGAGCGTAGACATTTCTGAGACTGGAGATAATTTCGAGATTTCAGTAACGATACCAGGTGTAAACAAAGATGATATCACAGTTGATCTAGAGCACGGTCGCCTTACAATTAGCGGCGAGCGAAAATTCGAAAATGAAGAAAATGGTAAAAACTACCATCGCTTAGAATCAGGATATGGTTCTTTTAGTCGCTCTTTCCAACTGCCGGATTCTATTGATGAAGAGAGTATAGAAGCCGCTTACGAAAATGGAATACTGAATATTACCATTGCAAAGAGCGAGCAAAAAGTTAAGAAGCAGATCAAGATATCATAA
- a CDS encoding adenylate/guanylate cyclase domain-containing response regulator, with product MLETKPRILVVDDHPALVTLTRHKLIQKGYEVLTAQNGEDALELTRTEYPDLILSDVDMLVMDGFELCERVKHDSRLNKIPIILVTSMVTTEYIMKGIEAGADNYLTKPYDDETLHSKIEELLLNPPIPITDEDTVGVEIEGKTYQIHANYSHLVNLLISTYKNTLGQNNQLSKMQSGLNAANKELELTKKEHEELIHNIFPQKVAENLLAYGTVTPERYEDATIMFTDFEGFTKVVPTLSPEKLIESLSFYFDRFDDYTGQHNLIKIKTIGDSYMAAGGIPDRNHSHPIDAILAALKIVDFVKTFGEKNQSDTPYLPIRIGIHTGKTVVGVIGKSRFAYDLWGETVNLAARLEEHSGENAINISQITYERVKDFFVCESRGNVETKYTGKIPMYYVTRIKEDLSEDDEGLFPNRLFIREYNSLIRKQAEN from the coding sequence ATGTTAGAAACAAAACCACGCATATTGGTGGTAGATGACCATCCGGCTCTTGTAACGTTGACAAGACACAAGCTAATTCAAAAAGGGTACGAAGTTTTAACAGCACAAAATGGGGAAGACGCGCTAGAACTGACGCGCACGGAATATCCGGATCTCATTTTAAGTGATGTTGATATGCTTGTCATGGATGGCTTTGAACTCTGTGAAAGGGTTAAGCATGATTCCAGGCTTAATAAGATTCCAATCATCTTAGTTACCTCGATGGTAACTACTGAGTATATCATGAAAGGTATCGAGGCCGGCGCCGACAATTATCTAACTAAACCTTATGATGATGAAACTCTGCACAGCAAAATTGAAGAGCTTCTTTTAAATCCCCCCATTCCAATTACTGACGAAGATACGGTCGGTGTTGAAATAGAAGGCAAAACCTATCAAATACATGCTAATTATTCACATCTGGTCAATCTTCTGATTTCTACCTACAAAAATACACTTGGACAGAATAATCAGCTTAGCAAGATGCAAAGTGGGTTAAACGCGGCCAACAAAGAGCTTGAGCTTACCAAGAAAGAGCATGAAGAACTCATTCATAACATCTTCCCACAAAAAGTAGCCGAGAACTTATTGGCCTATGGGACAGTCACTCCTGAGCGATATGAAGATGCCACCATTATGTTTACCGATTTTGAAGGATTTACCAAGGTGGTACCAACTTTATCTCCCGAAAAACTTATTGAAAGCCTCTCCTTTTATTTTGACCGGTTTGACGACTACACCGGCCAGCATAATTTGATCAAAATTAAAACCATTGGCGATAGCTACATGGCTGCCGGAGGAATTCCTGATCGCAATCACTCCCATCCAATCGATGCTATTTTAGCAGCGCTGAAGATTGTTGATTTCGTCAAAACATTTGGTGAGAAAAATCAGTCCGATACTCCTTACCTGCCTATTCGCATTGGTATCCATACCGGAAAAACTGTAGTTGGAGTAATTGGGAAATCACGTTTTGCTTATGATTTGTGGGGCGAGACCGTAAACCTCGCAGCGCGACTGGAAGAACATTCAGGGGAAAACGCCATTAACATCTCGCAGATAACTTATGAGCGTGTTAAAGATTTCTTTGTGTGTGAGTCGAGGGGTAATGTTGAAACCAAATACACGGGAAAAATCCCTATGTATTATGTTACACGCATTAAAGAAGATCTTTCTGAGGATGACGAAGGACTATTCCCAAATCGCTTATTCATCCGTGAATATAATAGCCTGATAAGAAAGCAAGCAGAGAACTAG